Proteins found in one Flexistipes sp. genomic segment:
- the murI gene encoding glutamate racemase yields MTIGIFDSGVGGLTVFKSIAENFPEADLFYLGDTARVPYGNKSPSTVRRYSGECASFLISNFNVDALVIACNTASSYAIDFLREKFGVPVIGVVAPGSYQAVKTSLNKRIGIIGTNGTVKSRSYYNAIKKINEDIDVYQKACPLFVPLVEEGRIHHEITDMVIKEYVGTLHRKGIDTLILGCTHYPLLKERIKSLFPDINIVDSAEAILKDIENLNIPFKENGKREIFVTDDACSFEKFAQQILGETKISEVNIEK; encoded by the coding sequence GTGACAATAGGTATTTTTGATTCCGGAGTAGGGGGGCTTACTGTTTTTAAAAGTATTGCCGAAAATTTTCCTGAAGCGGATTTGTTCTATCTGGGAGATACGGCAAGGGTTCCGTACGGCAACAAATCTCCTTCCACCGTAAGACGTTACAGTGGAGAATGTGCATCCTTTCTCATTTCTAATTTTAATGTGGACGCCCTTGTGATAGCCTGCAATACGGCTTCCTCTTATGCAATTGATTTTCTTCGGGAAAAATTCGGCGTACCTGTTATCGGTGTTGTTGCACCCGGTTCTTACCAGGCAGTTAAAACAAGTCTCAACAAAAGAATTGGTATTATAGGAACAAATGGAACGGTGAAAAGCCGCTCCTACTATAATGCAATAAAAAAAATAAACGAAGACATTGATGTGTATCAAAAAGCCTGTCCGCTTTTCGTCCCCCTTGTGGAAGAAGGTAGAATCCATCACGAAATAACGGATATGGTAATAAAAGAATATGTCGGAACACTTCACAGAAAAGGAATAGATACGCTGATATTGGGGTGCACACATTATCCTCTGTTAAAGGAGCGCATAAAATCACTTTTCCCGGATATTAACATTGTTGATTCTGCTGAAGCAATACTAAAAGACATAGAAAACCTGAATATTCCATTTAAAGAAAATGGCAAAAGAGAAATATTTGTAACTGACGACGCGTGCTCATTTGAAAAATTTGCACAACAAATACTCGGAGAAACAAAAATTTCAGAAGTTAATATCGAAAAATAG
- a CDS encoding PHP domain-containing protein, which translates to MIIDLHIHSNCSSDGEYSPEEILKYVKQKNIEYFAIADHNTISGYNKLKGFKRDIGTVMIPAAEFSTFYGEHEVHVLAYGITSEDEALHSVFEIINENKLKQAHARVKALKNLGFKISFNDLMNYAVGNVPSGVTFLNTLLKNEDNKTLLSEYIEGEKSYSPYTSFYFDFFAKGGLAHVHVPLIDIGEFFDKMYGRAVFSMAHPILNPGNIMPDLFDFPFDAVEVFSSYHNSVEVRFFRSVADENNCFYTAGSDYHGPNVKPNIFMGVDCSLNPAIIEKLLEVIDRRNLYLYNL; encoded by the coding sequence ATGATAATTGATCTGCATATACACTCTAACTGTTCATCCGACGGTGAATATTCTCCTGAAGAAATATTAAAATATGTCAAACAGAAAAATATAGAATATTTTGCAATAGCCGACCATAACACCATTAGCGGATATAACAAGTTAAAAGGCTTTAAAAGGGACATTGGTACCGTTATGATACCCGCTGCAGAATTTTCAACCTTCTACGGTGAACATGAGGTACATGTTCTGGCTTATGGTATAACCTCTGAAGATGAGGCTCTTCATAGCGTATTTGAAATAATAAATGAAAATAAACTAAAGCAGGCTCATGCAAGGGTAAAAGCCCTTAAGAATCTGGGGTTTAAGATAAGTTTTAATGATTTGATGAATTATGCAGTTGGCAATGTCCCTTCCGGAGTAACATTTCTCAATACGCTGCTGAAAAATGAAGATAATAAAACTTTGCTTTCAGAATATATTGAAGGGGAAAAATCATATTCGCCCTATACAAGTTTCTATTTTGATTTTTTCGCAAAAGGCGGTTTAGCTCACGTTCACGTGCCCCTGATTGATATCGGAGAATTTTTTGACAAAATGTACGGCAGAGCTGTTTTTTCAATGGCACATCCAATACTTAATCCCGGCAATATAATGCCCGATTTGTTTGATTTTCCTTTTGACGCTGTCGAGGTGTTTTCCAGTTATCACAATTCCGTGGAAGTAAGATTCTTTCGGTCAGTTGCTGATGAAAATAATTGTTTTTATACCGCAGGCAGTGATTATCATGGTCCCAATGTTAAGCCCAATATTTTTATGGGGGTGGACTGCAGTTTAAATCCGGCTATAATAGAAAAATTACTCGAAGTAATAGACCGGAGGAATCTTTATCTATATAATCTATAA
- the iorA gene encoding indolepyruvate ferredoxin oxidoreductase subunit alpha, with amino-acid sequence MTKRVLSGNAAIARGAYEAGIGVVSSYPGTPSSEITDNIKYFDEIYSEWATNEKVAMEVTIGSSLAGTRSMTCMKHVGLNVASDPLMTLSYTGVNAGLVVVVADDPNMFSSQNEQDSRHYARFAKIPMLEPADSSEAKYFVQKAMEISEKYSTPVLLRSVTRLSHSMSVVELGSRKETERKELEVNIPKWVMVPANARKRHYFVEDRLEQIQSDLNHNLSDFIHEEINNTDIGIVSSGIAYQYVKEALPKASVLKLDMVYPLALDGIKKFAGKVKKLFVVEELDPFIENELKAHGINVENLNRSLMGELSVERLNDIFSEKGYVSRNYKPLYSDINDKLPQRPPNMCPGCSHRGIFHAINKLKLFAAGDIGCYTLGLLPPLSAMHSTICMGASVSMAHGIDKGSNGEYARKSVAVIGDSTFLHTGINGLINSFYNSGTSTVIILDNRITGMTGHQPNPATGLSIKGSPAPQVNIEVLCRGMGISHVKVVDPFNVEECLNTLKEETAREELSVIITNRPCIFADKSVISSPYYILEDKCTGCKACVRLGCPAILWDSEKRLAFIDETLCTGCGLCPKVCKFEAIKKRGE; translated from the coding sequence ATGACAAAACGTGTGTTGAGCGGCAATGCTGCAATAGCCAGAGGTGCTTATGAGGCAGGAATCGGCGTTGTAAGTTCTTACCCGGGAACACCAAGCAGTGAAATTACTGACAATATAAAATATTTTGATGAAATATATTCCGAATGGGCTACAAATGAAAAAGTGGCCATGGAAGTTACCATCGGCTCAAGTCTCGCAGGAACACGGTCAATGACATGTATGAAGCATGTCGGGCTGAATGTGGCATCAGATCCTTTAATGACTTTGAGCTACACCGGAGTAAATGCAGGTTTGGTTGTAGTTGTTGCAGATGATCCCAATATGTTCAGCTCTCAGAACGAGCAGGACAGCCGTCATTATGCAAGGTTTGCAAAAATACCTATGCTGGAGCCTGCCGACAGCAGCGAGGCCAAGTATTTTGTTCAGAAAGCGATGGAAATATCAGAAAAATACTCCACTCCTGTTCTACTCAGATCGGTTACAAGACTTTCCCACAGCATGTCTGTTGTTGAACTCGGCAGCAGAAAAGAAACTGAACGAAAAGAACTGGAAGTCAATATTCCGAAATGGGTCATGGTGCCGGCCAATGCACGTAAAAGGCATTATTTTGTGGAAGACAGACTTGAACAGATTCAAAGTGATTTGAATCACAATTTAAGTGATTTTATACACGAGGAAATAAACAATACAGACATAGGGATAGTTTCCTCCGGGATTGCCTATCAATATGTTAAAGAGGCTTTACCAAAAGCTTCCGTTCTTAAGCTTGATATGGTTTATCCTCTTGCTTTAGATGGGATAAAAAAGTTTGCCGGGAAAGTGAAAAAACTTTTTGTGGTTGAAGAACTTGATCCATTTATAGAAAATGAGCTGAAGGCACACGGTATTAATGTGGAAAACTTGAACAGATCACTTATGGGTGAGCTTTCTGTTGAACGTTTAAATGATATATTTTCTGAAAAAGGATATGTCAGCAGAAACTATAAACCGCTCTACAGTGATATCAATGACAAGCTGCCTCAACGTCCGCCGAATATGTGTCCCGGTTGTTCCCACAGGGGTATTTTTCATGCTATAAATAAACTGAAACTGTTTGCCGCCGGAGATATAGGGTGTTATACGCTCGGTCTTCTGCCTCCGTTGTCTGCTATGCACTCTACAATCTGTATGGGTGCCAGTGTATCGATGGCACATGGCATAGACAAAGGCTCCAATGGCGAATATGCCAGAAAATCAGTAGCGGTAATCGGCGATTCAACTTTTTTGCATACAGGTATTAACGGACTTATAAATTCTTTTTACAATTCCGGAACATCAACTGTAATTATTCTTGATAACAGAATAACAGGGATGACAGGACATCAGCCAAACCCTGCCACAGGTCTTTCGATAAAAGGTTCTCCTGCTCCTCAGGTTAACATAGAGGTGTTGTGCAGGGGTATGGGAATCAGTCATGTGAAAGTGGTGGATCCTTTTAATGTTGAAGAATGCCTGAATACCCTTAAGGAAGAAACAGCCAGAGAGGAATTGAGTGTAATAATTACTAACAGACCGTGCATATTTGCAGATAAAAGTGTTATTTCAAGTCCGTACTACATTCTTGAAGATAAGTGTACAGGATGCAAAGCATGTGTGAGACTGGGTTGCCCGGCTATTCTATGGGACAGCGAAAAGAGACTTGCATTCATAGACGAAACACTGTGCACAGGATGCGGGCTTTGTCCGAAAGTCTGCAAATTTGAAGCTATAAAAAAACGCGGCGAATAA
- a CDS encoding indolepyruvate oxidoreductase subunit beta: MKLDILMVGVGGQGTVLASDIVCDVALSAGYDVKKSEIHGMAQRGGSVVSHVRIGEKIASPVIPVGSVDILVSFERMEFLRYLEYINKRTSLILNSGRIHAPGTAGGEEEYPENYVEDNIKKFNKSYMIDAFDLAEQALNRKVTSTVVLGKLATLLPFEKQYWENVISEKVPPKTVEYNLKAFDLGFNA, translated from the coding sequence ATGAAACTTGATATATTAATGGTTGGTGTCGGCGGACAGGGAACAGTTTTAGCCAGCGATATCGTCTGTGATGTGGCTTTATCTGCAGGCTATGATGTGAAAAAAAGTGAAATACACGGAATGGCACAGAGGGGTGGGAGTGTTGTCAGCCATGTTAGAATTGGTGAAAAAATAGCTTCGCCCGTAATTCCGGTGGGCAGTGTGGATATACTGGTATCTTTTGAAAGGATGGAATTTTTGAGATATCTTGAATATATAAATAAAAGAACCAGTTTGATACTTAACAGCGGCAGAATTCATGCGCCGGGTACTGCAGGCGGAGAGGAAGAATATCCTGAAAATTATGTGGAAGATAATATAAAGAAATTTAACAAGAGTTATATGATAGATGCATTTGATTTGGCAGAACAGGCGCTTAACAGAAAAGTGACAAGTACAGTGGTTTTAGGTAAGCTTGCCACATTGCTTCCTTTTGAAAAACAATATTGGGAGAATGTAATAAGCGAAAAAGTTCCTCCAAAAACCGTTGAATACAATTTAAAGGCTTTTGATCTGGGGTTTAATGCCTGA
- a CDS encoding c-type cytochrome has product MDFPFWIHPYISGGQLIASIAILHVFISHFAVGMGLYVVLAEQKAVKNEDGELLKFVKTNSSLILFISAILGALTGVGIWFSIALVSPAGTGSLISIFVWGWASEWVFFVLEISALLMYYYTWDKISHKTHIFIGWLYFIGAFFSLVIIAGIIAFQLTPGTWNTDRTFWSAFFNASYLPQVVGRFGISLILAAVYSTLVLSFTKNERVKKTAGHFSGVFAAAGFILTFGGFYWWEISLPQNIQGLLSGGNAILTNFFRYASFTALGLAIVSLFFTFVIPKKINIVVAVILMVTGLYSFGYYEFARERARKPFIIMDYMYANGILKSEVSRLNKDGILSEADWTLLGKPDTKISKGRAVFEAECVSCHEIEGYNALKPKVQGMGEQDLAFFLTMLDSNPLMPPFVGTETERKALAAYINKEVNGGS; this is encoded by the coding sequence ATGGATTTTCCTTTTTGGATTCATCCTTATATTTCAGGAGGTCAGCTGATTGCATCAATAGCAATACTGCATGTTTTCATTTCTCACTTTGCAGTTGGAATGGGGCTGTATGTGGTGCTGGCAGAACAGAAAGCTGTGAAAAATGAAGACGGGGAACTACTGAAATTTGTAAAAACAAACAGCTCTTTAATACTTTTTATCTCAGCTATTTTAGGGGCACTGACAGGTGTCGGGATATGGTTCAGTATTGCACTGGTTTCACCGGCCGGAACCGGCTCTTTAATTTCCATTTTTGTGTGGGGATGGGCCAGCGAATGGGTATTTTTTGTTCTGGAGATATCCGCTCTGCTTATGTATTACTATACATGGGACAAAATCAGCCATAAAACACATATCTTTATAGGCTGGCTGTATTTCATCGGAGCATTTTTCAGTCTTGTTATTATCGCAGGGATAATAGCCTTTCAGCTTACTCCCGGAACATGGAATACGGACAGGACATTTTGGAGTGCATTCTTCAATGCCAGCTATCTGCCTCAGGTTGTGGGAAGATTTGGAATCAGCCTGATTCTGGCAGCCGTTTATTCCACACTTGTTCTCTCCTTTACAAAAAATGAGAGGGTTAAAAAAACTGCCGGACACTTTTCCGGGGTATTTGCTGCCGCAGGGTTCATTCTGACATTTGGCGGATTTTACTGGTGGGAAATCTCACTGCCTCAAAATATACAGGGACTCCTATCCGGGGGCAATGCCATACTTACCAACTTTTTCAGGTACGCATCTTTCACTGCACTCGGTCTTGCAATTGTTTCTCTTTTCTTCACCTTTGTAATTCCTAAGAAAATAAACATTGTAGTGGCAGTGATTTTGATGGTAACAGGACTTTATAGTTTCGGATATTATGAATTTGCCAGAGAACGTGCCAGAAAACCTTTCATTATCATGGACTATATGTATGCCAACGGAATATTGAAAAGTGAGGTCAGCAGACTAAACAAAGATGGCATCCTTTCAGAAGCCGACTGGACTCTGCTGGGCAAACCGGATACAAAAATCTCAAAAGGAAGGGCTGTCTTTGAAGCGGAATGTGTGAGCTGCCATGAAATCGAAGGTTATAATGCCCTGAAACCAAAAGTGCAGGGTATGGGTGAACAGGATTTAGCTTTTTTCCTCACAATGCTTGATTCCAACCCCCTGATGCCGCCTTTTGTGGGAACGGAAACGGAAAGAAAGGCGCTGGCAGCGTATATAAACAAAGAAGTAAACGGAGGTTCATAA
- a CDS encoding histidinol phosphate phosphatase domain-containing protein has translation MFEYDLHTHTIFSDGGLVPAEAAMRAEAFGYKGIALTDHADLTNFRFILENQLRLKTKINSSNPNFSILVGVEFTHVQPDEIYELKNMAKENGADIIIVHGETIVEPVKNGTNRAAIEAGVDILAHPGLISEEDASMAAENNVYLEITTRKGHSLTNGHVAKTALKTGANLVINNDFHEPGDAVTSDMAVKILRGCGLRDEEIRKTFENNKFIFNSKLEV, from the coding sequence ATGTTTGAATACGATTTGCATACACATACAATATTTAGTGACGGCGGATTAGTCCCTGCAGAGGCGGCCATGAGGGCCGAGGCTTTCGGTTATAAAGGAATTGCTTTAACTGACCATGCAGATTTGACTAATTTCAGATTTATACTCGAAAATCAGCTCAGACTAAAAACAAAAATAAACTCAAGTAATCCCAACTTCAGCATACTTGTGGGTGTTGAATTCACGCACGTACAACCGGATGAAATTTACGAACTGAAGAATATGGCAAAGGAAAATGGAGCCGATATAATCATTGTGCATGGCGAAACAATTGTTGAGCCTGTAAAAAACGGCACCAACAGAGCCGCTATTGAAGCCGGCGTGGATATCCTTGCTCATCCGGGATTGATTAGTGAGGAAGATGCTTCAATGGCTGCCGAAAATAATGTTTATCTTGAAATAACAACAAGGAAGGGGCACAGCCTCACCAACGGTCATGTAGCTAAAACTGCACTTAAAACAGGGGCAAATCTCGTTATTAATAATGATTTTCATGAGCCGGGTGATGCCGTCACCTCTGATATGGCAGTTAAAATTTTAAGAGGCTGCGGACTGAGGGATGAAGAAATAAGAAAAACTTTTGAAAACAATAAATTTATTTTCAATTCCAAACTGGAGGTTTAA
- the mobA gene encoding molybdenum cofactor guanylyltransferase, with protein sequence MEAGCEFSVAILAGGQSRRFGQDKTLTAINGRSLTSILADGLSDLSDDTMVICKNPGKFSDLNNVRLLADVYDKQCPLVGIITALLNSKYEKVFVASADTPFVQRKLVEYMSLKDGDAVLPKTNNKIHTLTGFYSKCLLTNLKKQYFKGNYRIIDMMDEIDVRYVDEEECRQFDENMLSFININTKKDYKDAVEILKKIGYTL encoded by the coding sequence ATGGAAGCAGGCTGTGAATTCTCTGTTGCAATACTTGCCGGCGGTCAGAGCAGACGTTTTGGACAGGATAAAACCCTGACGGCTATTAACGGCAGAAGTCTGACTTCAATTCTGGCTGACGGCCTTTCAGATTTATCTGATGATACAATGGTTATATGCAAAAATCCCGGCAAATTCAGCGATTTAAACAATGTGAGATTACTTGCCGATGTTTATGACAAACAGTGTCCGTTGGTTGGGATTATTACTGCATTATTAAATTCCAAATACGAAAAGGTTTTTGTTGCCTCGGCTGATACTCCTTTTGTTCAAAGGAAGCTTGTAGAATATATGTCTTTAAAAGACGGGGATGCAGTTCTCCCGAAAACTAATAATAAGATACATACATTGACGGGGTTTTACAGTAAATGTCTATTGACTAATTTGAAAAAGCAATATTTTAAAGGTAATTACCGCATTATTGATATGATGGATGAGATTGACGTCAGATATGTGGATGAAGAAGAGTGCAGGCAGTTTGATGAGAATATGCTGAGTTTTATCAATATAAATACAAAGAAGGATTACAAAGATGCAGTGGAAATTCTCAAAAAAATTGGTTACACGCTGTAA
- the cimA gene encoding citramalate synthase yields the protein MPHEDKTLVLYDTLLRDGTQSEDVNFTVQDKVRIAEELDDFGIDFIEGGWPGSNPRDIEFFNEVKKSKVNPAKICAFGSTRRAKKSCENDESIQALLQSGAANITIFGKTWDLHVTEALKISLENNLELINDTIAYLKKKVSNVFYDAEHFFDGYKANPEYALKTLKAAMDAKADCLVLCDTNGGTMPDELVDIIKKVREVTGDYPLGIHCHNDSECAVANSVLSVRNGITHIQGTINGYGERCGNANLCSIIPNLQLKYGYDCVEDEKLKKLWSLSRLVNELGNLKHNIHQPYVGRAAFAHKGGVHVSAILKNARTYEHIKPELVGNTQRVLVSDLSGKSNLMYKAKDFGLELDSNDPNMNSLLEKLKELENKGFQYEGAEASFELLVRKAIGNFTKFFDLLSFRVIDEKRSAIEPPFAEATVMLRVGGDIEHTAAIGNGPVNALDNSLRKALEKFYPSLKTMDLVDYKVRILTGKDGTKAITRVLIESKDETDAWGTVGVAQNIIDASYQAMVDSIEYKLFKDTYK from the coding sequence ATGCCTCATGAAGATAAAACTTTAGTACTTTATGATACTTTACTCAGAGACGGTACTCAGTCGGAAGATGTTAACTTTACCGTACAGGACAAGGTACGGATAGCCGAAGAGCTTGATGATTTCGGAATTGATTTTATCGAAGGGGGATGGCCTGGCTCTAACCCCAGGGATATCGAATTTTTTAACGAAGTTAAAAAATCCAAAGTAAATCCGGCAAAAATATGCGCATTCGGCAGCACAAGAAGGGCGAAAAAAAGCTGTGAGAATGACGAAAGCATTCAGGCGCTTTTGCAAAGTGGAGCGGCCAATATAACAATCTTCGGCAAAACGTGGGATTTGCATGTTACCGAAGCTTTAAAAATATCTCTGGAAAATAATCTGGAACTTATCAATGATACAATTGCATATCTGAAAAAAAAGGTCAGCAATGTTTTTTACGATGCTGAACACTTTTTCGATGGTTACAAAGCCAACCCTGAGTATGCGTTAAAAACGCTTAAGGCTGCTATGGATGCAAAAGCCGATTGCCTTGTTTTGTGTGATACAAACGGCGGGACTATGCCCGATGAATTGGTTGATATAATCAAGAAAGTAAGAGAAGTTACTGGGGATTACCCCCTTGGTATTCACTGCCACAATGACAGCGAATGTGCCGTCGCCAACTCTGTTTTATCTGTCCGCAATGGTATTACACACATTCAGGGAACGATAAACGGATACGGGGAAAGATGCGGTAATGCGAACCTCTGCTCAATTATACCAAACCTTCAGTTGAAATATGGTTATGACTGTGTGGAAGATGAAAAACTGAAAAAACTCTGGTCTCTTTCCAGGCTTGTCAACGAACTCGGAAATCTCAAACACAATATTCACCAGCCTTATGTCGGCAGAGCTGCTTTTGCTCATAAAGGCGGAGTTCATGTAAGTGCTATTTTGAAAAATGCCAGAACCTACGAACATATTAAACCCGAACTCGTCGGCAACACTCAGCGGGTACTTGTTTCCGATCTTTCAGGCAAAAGTAACCTTATGTACAAAGCAAAGGATTTTGGCCTTGAACTCGACAGCAATGATCCAAATATGAACAGTCTGTTGGAAAAACTGAAAGAACTTGAAAATAAAGGGTTTCAATATGAAGGTGCTGAGGCTTCTTTTGAACTTCTGGTTCGTAAAGCTATAGGTAACTTTACAAAGTTTTTTGACCTTTTGAGCTTCCGCGTTATAGACGAAAAAAGAAGTGCCATTGAACCTCCATTTGCAGAGGCTACCGTTATGCTGAGAGTCGGAGGAGATATTGAGCATACAGCAGCAATAGGCAACGGCCCGGTTAATGCTCTTGATAATTCTCTGAGAAAGGCTCTGGAAAAATTCTACCCCAGCTTAAAGACTATGGATCTTGTGGATTATAAAGTACGGATTCTTACCGGTAAAGACGGTACAAAGGCTATAACAAGGGTTCTGATAGAATCCAAAGATGAGACGGATGCCTGGGGCACTGTAGGTGTTGCACAAAACATCATTGATGCAAGTTATCAGGCCATGGTGGATTCTATCGAATACAAACTGTTTAAGGATACGTATAAATAG
- a CDS encoding vitamin B12-dependent ribonucleotide reductase: protein MEDNKRENKGSKKKNNLKINYQEIKKRLNEEPQLSANAVTVLRRRYLKKDEEGNVIESPKEMFQRVAINIAQAELLYNKDCDISKTAEAFYNEMVSLRFLPNSPTLMNAGKELQQLSACFVLPVNDSLEEIFESVKHTALIHKSGGGTGFSFSRLRPKDDVVKTTKGVSSGPVSFMSVFDSATETIKQGGTRRGANMGILRIDHPDIMDFIYAKRDKSRLTNFNLSVGITEEFMKAVDENREYDLINPKNKKVLKKLNAREVFNEMVTLAWEGGDPGIIFLDRINRDNPTPQVGEIESTNPCGEQPLLPYESCNLGSINVSRFVDNGNIKWEELQNTVKTATHFLDNVIDMNKYPIKQIEDMTKRNRKIGLGIMGWADMLSKLDIPYNSEEALKLAEDLMKFIRDKGREASSEIAKIRGNFPNFEGSIYPGLGFEYMRNATITTIAPTGTISIIGGSSSGVEPYFAIAFYRNVMDNDKLVEVCPTFREISKKEGFFSSELFEYIAEKGTVKESTVVPEKYKKVFVTAHEISPNWHVRMQSAFQKFTDNAVSKTVNFANEATPDDVREVYELAYKEGCKGITIYRDGSRTGQVLNVGTSKDKEEGKEEEKFLEVKGTFSPKPRPKMLMGRTIEMMTGCGKLYVTINYDEEGEPFEVFTSMGKAGGCAQSQCEAMGRLISLALRSGGEPETIIKQLKGISCHMRYGFGPNQVLSCADAVGKAIEKAVSNPIEISVINQEKVTVDKLLEEAEKGEKNVEEKTDTPTVKNGACPECGGPIQHVEGCDVCYSCGYSHCS, encoded by the coding sequence ATGGAGGACAATAAAAGGGAAAACAAAGGCAGCAAAAAGAAAAATAACCTAAAGATCAATTACCAGGAGATAAAAAAACGGTTAAATGAAGAACCTCAGCTATCTGCTAATGCGGTAACGGTCCTCAGAAGGCGTTACCTTAAGAAAGATGAAGAAGGCAATGTCATTGAATCTCCCAAAGAAATGTTTCAGCGTGTTGCCATTAATATAGCTCAGGCTGAGCTGTTATATAATAAAGACTGCGACATAAGTAAAACAGCAGAAGCTTTTTACAATGAAATGGTATCTCTTAGGTTTTTGCCAAATTCACCCACACTTATGAATGCCGGCAAAGAGCTTCAGCAGCTTTCTGCATGCTTTGTGCTGCCGGTAAACGACTCACTGGAAGAAATTTTTGAATCTGTTAAGCATACCGCGCTTATACACAAATCAGGAGGCGGCACAGGTTTCTCTTTTTCAAGGCTGCGTCCCAAAGATGACGTGGTGAAAACTACAAAGGGTGTTTCCAGCGGTCCCGTTTCCTTTATGAGTGTTTTTGATTCTGCAACAGAAACTATAAAACAGGGAGGCACAAGGCGCGGTGCCAATATGGGTATCTTACGTATTGACCACCCGGATATAATGGATTTTATTTATGCCAAAAGGGATAAATCCCGTCTTACCAATTTTAATCTTTCAGTGGGTATAACAGAAGAGTTCATGAAAGCAGTTGATGAAAACCGTGAATACGACCTTATTAATCCAAAAAATAAAAAAGTATTAAAAAAGTTGAATGCCAGAGAAGTTTTCAATGAAATGGTAACCTTAGCCTGGGAAGGCGGTGATCCCGGAATAATTTTCCTTGACAGAATCAACAGAGACAACCCCACCCCGCAAGTCGGTGAAATTGAGAGTACAAACCCTTGCGGAGAGCAGCCGCTGCTGCCATATGAATCCTGCAATCTCGGCTCAATTAATGTGAGCAGGTTTGTTGATAACGGTAATATTAAGTGGGAAGAGCTACAAAACACAGTAAAAACGGCTACACACTTTCTGGACAATGTTATCGACATGAACAAATACCCTATAAAACAGATAGAGGATATGACAAAAAGAAACAGAAAAATCGGACTCGGCATAATGGGATGGGCAGACATGCTATCAAAGCTGGACATTCCTTATAACTCCGAGGAAGCTTTAAAGCTGGCTGAAGACCTTATGAAATTTATTAGAGACAAAGGCAGAGAAGCATCATCAGAGATTGCAAAAATAAGAGGCAATTTCCCAAATTTTGAAGGAAGTATTTATCCGGGACTTGGTTTTGAATACATGAGAAATGCCACTATAACCACCATTGCTCCCACCGGAACTATATCTATAATAGGCGGAAGTTCCAGCGGAGTGGAGCCTTACTTTGCAATAGCTTTTTACAGAAATGTGATGGACAACGACAAGCTTGTGGAAGTCTGCCCTACTTTCCGTGAAATATCTAAAAAGGAAGGATTTTTCAGCTCGGAGCTTTTTGAATACATTGCAGAAAAAGGTACGGTAAAAGAGAGCACAGTGGTGCCGGAAAAATACAAGAAAGTTTTTGTCACTGCTCATGAAATATCTCCAAACTGGCACGTCAGAATGCAGTCGGCATTCCAGAAATTTACCGACAATGCTGTGAGTAAAACTGTAAACTTTGCCAATGAAGCTACTCCTGATGATGTAAGAGAGGTATATGAACTGGCATATAAAGAAGGTTGTAAAGGTATTACAATATACAGGGACGGATCCAGAACCGGCCAGGTTTTAAATGTAGGTACATCTAAAGATAAAGAAGAGGGTAAGGAAGAAGAAAAATTCCTTGAAGTAAAAGGTACTTTCAGCCCCAAACCCAGGCCGAAAATGCTTATGGGAAGAACTATCGAAATGATGACAGGCTGCGGCAAACTGTATGTAACTATCAATTACGATGAAGAAGGAGAACCTTTTGAGGTTTTCACAAGCATGGGCAAAGCAGGCGGCTGTGCCCAAAGTCAGTGTGAGGCAATGGGCAGACTTATTTCACTCGCATTAAGAAGTGGAGGAGAACCGGAAACCATTATTAAACAGTTGAAAGGAATTTCCTGCCATATGAGGTACGGTTTCGGTCCTAATCAGGTTTTAAGTTGTGCTGATGCAGTGGGCAAAGCGATTGAAAAAGCAGTAAGTAACCCTATAGAAATAAGCGTGATTAATCAGGAGAAAGTAACGGTAGATAAACTTCTTGAAGAAGCCGAAAAGGGAGAAAAAAATGTTGAAGAGAAAACAGACACTCCTACTGTAAAAAACGGTGCCTGTCCTGAGTGCGGCGGCCCGATTCAGCATGTGGAAGGTTGTGACGTATGTTACTCCTGCGGCTATTCACACTGCTCTTAA